The Leptospiraceae bacterium genome includes the window AAAAGTAAATTCGGGAGATATTGAACCTGAAACTTTGGTAATCGCTGGGTCAATAATAAATCACCCAGAGGTTACAAAATTAAAAGACAAAAACGTTTCTTTATTTTCTGGAGTGAAGCAAGGTTTTGCTGAAATTGAATCTCGCATAAAAAATGATTTAAAGATAAAGGGCTAACGATGGAACCTGACTCAATATGTTTATTTGTTTCGGTTCCCATAGCTTGTTTTCGTGCACCTTACGCAAGGACTTATGCAGAGTCCTTGCCAGTTCCTGCTCCTTCCACAGTTTACGGGATGTTACTCTCTATGATTGGTGAAAAAAATAGGGATGTTTACAAAGGGGCTAAGATAGCTATTGCACTCTTGTCAGAACCAGAACGGTCAACAGTTCTAAGAAAGATGTGGAGAGTGAAAACTGTAAAAGCAGGCCCGGGTATTGGAAATAATGCTACACCAGATTTTCAAGAATTATTAACAAGAACAGAGCTATTAGTTTGGCTAAAAAAAGGAAACGAACAATCGGAAATTTCTTTAAAAGAAAAAATAGATAGTGCAATTCGAAATCCGAAAACAATTTCCCGATTTGGTTCTCTTTGTCTTGGAGAAAGTACACATTTAGTAGATGAAATTCGTTTTATTAAAGATACGGACAAACGGGAATTTCAATTGCTCAATCCAGTGGAACAAGGCCAAATAAGTCTTCCTATTTGGGTGGATCATGTCGGTTCATTCAATACACGTTGGATGCAATTTAATTTGGATAAAGAAAGAACCTTTGAGGATATTACAGATGATAGTTTTATTATGATCACCCCCTAACGCATTGTGGGCACCATGGGTTAGATATACCGAGCCATATTCTTGAAATACAATTGGAGGTTCTAAAATGAATGATAATTTTCTACCTATAATTCGTGTAATGGGTTTACATTCAATCGCTTATTGTGAAAGACTTTTTTATTTAGAAGAGGTAGAAAAAATTTTGCTTGCTGACGAAAGAATATTTGAAGGGAGAAGAATCCATGAAGAAATAAAAATCGACAACAATGATATTCATAGAATTGAAACATTTGAATATACTAGCGAGATATTATCTCTAACCGGTAAAGTAGATAGACTACAAAAAAGAGATGGAGAATGGATTCCTTATGAATACAAAAAGGGTAGGTCTAAAACTACAGGAAAAAATTTTGAGGCGTGGGAGCCTGATATATTTCAGATTATTGGTTATTCTTTATTAATAGAAGAGTCCACAGGCCGGAAGATTTCAGAGGGAAGAATCAAATATTTAAAAAATAATGTATTAGTAAAAATTCAAATAACAGACGAGTTAAAAGAAAAAACACACGAATATATCTTAAAAGCAAAAAGTCTATTCTCTCAAAAAAAAAGACCCCCTGTAAGTCTAAATCAAAACCTTTGTATCAGATGCTCGCTTGCTCCTGTTTGCCTTCCTGAAGAAAATCGAGTGCTTAATGATGAAAACTATGAGCCAATTAGACTTTTTCCTCCCGGAAGAGAACAACAAACCATCCATATAACGGGATATAAAACTAGTATACATAAATCAGGGGAAACGATAACAATCGAGATGTACGATCCAGAACCTAAAACAGAAAAAATTCCAACAAATGAAATGGACTCACTCATAATTCATGGGAATGTACAAATTTCCAGTCAACTAATTTCATTTCTAGCATACAATAATATTCCAATTCATTGGTTTTCAGGGGGAGGCAATTACATAGGAAGCATCAATTCAAATTCAAAAAATATTCAAAGAAAACTTAGGCAATACGAATCGCTAAGTGATGAAAAAATTAAATTTTATTTAGCAAAAAAATTAATTCTTTCAAAATGCGAAAGTCAATTTTGATATTTACTACGTGCAACAAGAAAAAATGACAGAACTATACAACAAAGTGAGACTCTTGAGAAAATAAGAGAAAATCTTTCTAAGATAAGCTCTGCAGAAAATCCAGACTCTCTTAGAGGGTTAGAAGGAATAATAGCAAAATTTTACCATAACATCATCCCCTCAATACTAATCCCTACAGTACCCTCTGAAATGATTCCAAATGGAAGAACTAAAAGACCCCCTAAAGATAGATACAACGCGATACAAAGCTTTTTATATGCCTTACTTTACAAATCTGTTTTTCAAGCAATTGTAATAGTTGGCTTAGAACCATCACTTGGTTTTTTTCATACTCCCAGAAGTTCTGGTGACCCTTTAGTTTTAGACTTAATGGAGTTATTTCGAACTGCGTTATGTGATATCCCATTAATAGGAAGTGTAAATAGGCAATTTTGGAATATTCAAGAAGACTTTGAAGTAACTAAAGAAAAAGTCTGGCTAAGTTTAGAGGGAAGAAAAAAAGCGATAAAAATTTATGAAGAGAGGCTTAATGATTCATGGAAGCATCCAGTCACGAATTACTCTCTTAGTTATTATAGAATGATAGAATTAGAAACTAGATTCTTAGAAAAAGAATGGTCAGACTCAGCAGGATTATTTGCAAGAGCAAGGCTTAGATAATGAAAAACCTATGGATTATTTCCTACGACATATCAAACCCAAAAAGACTTAGAAAAGTGGCTAAGTTTTTAGAAGGTTATGGGACAAGAATTCAAGAAAGTGTATTTAAAGTTTATGTAAACGACAGAGATATTGAAAAAATAAAATGGGAGCTTACAAAAAAAATTGAAGAAATAGATAGTATTTTTTATTTTAGATTTTGCAATTCATGTGCAGAAAGAATTCAAAATCAAAATCCTAAATTATTTCAATTTGACAAGGATTTAACGTTTAGAATTTTCTAAATCAAGTATCTCTCAATGTTAGAGACATAATCAATTTTGGAGGCTTAAAATTTGATTAAAAAAGCATTCAATAGAGTAATATTCAGGATACTTGATTCAAATGGCAAATTTTGCTATACAGCTTATCCCGTTCAAAATAAACTATATTCTACAGTAGGGGTAAAATAATCTTAGATGCCTTCGGGCGTTGAGCACTTCTTATACAGCAATTATCAACGAATTCATTAGAATGTAAAATAATCTTAGATGCCTTCGGGCGTTGAGCACAAGAAATTACTAATTCAAAATATAACGATATTATTGACGGTAAAATAATCTTAGATGCCTTCGGGCGTTGAGCACACTCTGATTTAAATAGAGCGAATACTGCGTTAAGACGTAAAATAATCTTAGATGCCTTCGGGCGTTGAGCACAAAAAAGTATTTGACATTAAAGCCTAAATGAGGCATAATTGAGTTATTAGGAAGGTTAATATGGAAACGACGATACCAAAATCAGAAAGGAAACCAGCGATTTCAAGTGAGGAAATTGACAGAAGGATTATGGAAAATTGGGTGAGATGTCACGCTGAAGAATTGGAAGAGTTGGAAAATTTAAGAAAACATCCAAAAATTTGTGATCCAAGGAAAGGCGAGGGAATCGAAATGATTCCAATTGAATAATTTCAAAAAATATTTTTCCTTGACATTTCTCTAGAATACCAAATTCGTC containing:
- the cas5 gene encoding type I-MYXAN CRISPR-associated protein Cas5/Cmx5/DevS; translated protein: MEPDSICLFVSVPIACFRAPYARTYAESLPVPAPSTVYGMLLSMIGEKNRDVYKGAKIAIALLSEPERSTVLRKMWRVKTVKAGPGIGNNATPDFQELLTRTELLVWLKKGNEQSEISLKEKIDSAIRNPKTISRFGSLCLGESTHLVDEIRFIKDTDKREFQLLNPVEQGQISLPIWVDHVGSFNTRWMQFNLDKERTFEDITDDSFIMITP
- the cas2 gene encoding CRISPR-associated endonuclease Cas2, whose protein sequence is MKNLWIISYDISNPKRLRKVAKFLEGYGTRIQESVFKVYVNDRDIEKIKWELTKKIEEIDSIFYFRFCNSCAERIQNQNPKLFQFDKDLTFRIF